In Herbinix luporum, a single window of DNA contains:
- the rpmE gene encoding 50S ribosomal protein L31, with the protein MKAEIHPKYFQAKVVCNCGNEFVTGSTKEDIRVEVCSKCHSFYTGQQKTAAARGAIEKFNRRYGITQNN; encoded by the coding sequence ATGAAAGCAGAAATCCATCCTAAATATTTTCAGGCAAAAGTAGTTTGCAACTGTGGGAATGAATTTGTTACTGGATCAACCAAGGAAGATATTCGTGTTGAAGTATGCTCAAAATGCCATTCATTCTATACAGGTCAGCAAAAGACTGCTGCAGCCCGTGGAGCGATTGAGAAGTTCAACCGCAGATATGGTATTACTCAGAACAATTAG
- a CDS encoding DUF6145 family protein yields the protein MYQERVVLCASSAYEKKFYLNEDFHALPEQIKQELKIMCVLYTEDVGGTLTLEFDEEGNLLLKVDAYEEDYYFDEIGSVLKIKEIRRTRKELLQSLELYYKVFFLNQDVSDLL from the coding sequence ATGTACCAAGAGAGAGTTGTTTTGTGTGCCAGCAGTGCCTATGAAAAGAAATTTTATCTTAATGAAGATTTTCATGCACTTCCCGAGCAAATAAAACAGGAATTAAAAATCATGTGTGTACTTTATACAGAAGATGTGGGTGGTACCTTAACCTTAGAATTTGATGAAGAAGGAAATTTGCTTCTAAAAGTAGATGCATATGAAGAAGATTATTATTTTGATGAAATAGGAAGTGTACTTAAAATAAAGGAAATTAGAAGGACAAGGAAAGAACTTCTGCAGTCTCTTGAGCTGTATTATAAGGTGTTTTTCCTTAATCAAGATGTTTCAGATCTTTTATAA
- a CDS encoding SPFH domain-containing protein, with the protein MPTEMIVIVFVVIFLLIIASCVRIVPQAHAYILERLGGYQATWEVGVHIKLPLIDRVAKRVLLKEQVADFPPQPVITKDNVTMRIDTVVFFQITDPKMYTYGVENPILAIENLTATTLRNIIGDLELDETLTSREIINSKMRMILDEATDPWGIKVTRVELKNIIPPAAIQDAMEKQMKAERERREAILIAEGQKKSEILVAEGRKAAAILDAEGEKESEILRAEAKKEAMIKEAEGEAQAILAVQKAHAEGIRFLKDADPSSAVLQLRSMEAFEKAADGKATKIIIPSEIQAVAGLAKSLVEVVKED; encoded by the coding sequence ATGCCTACAGAAATGATTGTAATTGTTTTTGTTGTAATTTTTCTATTAATAATAGCATCCTGTGTTAGAATTGTACCTCAAGCCCATGCATATATTTTGGAGCGCTTGGGAGGATATCAGGCAACTTGGGAAGTGGGAGTACACATTAAGCTTCCTTTAATTGACAGAGTGGCAAAAAGAGTACTGCTGAAAGAACAAGTAGCAGATTTTCCACCACAACCGGTTATTACAAAAGATAATGTCACTATGAGAATTGATACGGTTGTATTCTTTCAGATAACGGATCCTAAGATGTACACTTATGGAGTAGAAAATCCCATACTAGCTATTGAGAACTTAACAGCCACTACATTAAGAAATATTATCGGTGACTTGGAGTTGGATGAAACCTTAACATCTAGGGAAATTATTAATTCTAAGATGAGAATGATTTTGGATGAGGCTACTGATCCATGGGGAATTAAGGTAACCCGTGTAGAACTTAAAAACATCATACCTCCTGCAGCTATTCAAGATGCCATGGAGAAGCAGATGAAGGCTGAGAGAGAACGTAGGGAAGCTATCCTTATTGCCGAAGGACAGAAAAAATCAGAAATCCTTGTAGCAGAGGGAAGAAAAGCAGCTGCTATTCTTGATGCAGAGGGTGAGAAAGAATCTGAAATTCTTCGGGCAGAAGCAAAGAAAGAAGCTATGATTAAAGAAGCAGAGGGTGAAGCTCAAGCAATCTTAGCCGTACAAAAAGCCCATGCCGAAGGAATACGTTTCCTTAAGGATGCAGATCCTTCTTCTGCAGTACTTCAGCTTAGAAGTATGGAGGCTTTTGAAAAGGCCGCAGACGGTAAGGCAACAAAAATTATTATTCCTTCTGAAATACAGGCTGTAGCAGGACTGGCTAAGTCTTTAGTTGAGGTGGTAAAGGAAGATTAG
- the rho gene encoding transcription termination factor Rho, giving the protein MEIQYESMTLVKLREKAKEKGMKNISTLKKSELIEALKEHDLKLEEEKQSIQETVTTASKEEKRHTGHSEFEQLDSGETKEGILEVLPDGYGFIRCDNYLPGENDVYVSPAQIRRFNLKTGDIVMGNTRIKSQNEKFSALLYIKEVNGFNPNEAQKRPKFEDLTPVFPDERIHLETPGSCVSMRMVDLISPIGKGQRGMIVSQPKTGKTTLLKQIAKAITRNHPEMKLIILLIDERPEEVTDIKESIEGKNVEVIYSTFDELPENHKRVSEMVIERAKRLVEHKQDVIILLDSITRLARAYNLTVQPSGRTLSGGLDPAALYMPKKFFGAARNMREGGSLTILATALVDTGSRMDDVVFEEFKGTGNMELVLDRSLSEKRIFPAIDLPKSSTRREDLLLTQQELEATYLMRKALNGMKSDEALERIIDMFLKTKSNAEFIEIIKKTKLVF; this is encoded by the coding sequence ATGGAAATTCAATATGAATCTATGACTCTTGTCAAATTAAGAGAAAAAGCTAAAGAAAAGGGAATGAAGAATATATCTACACTTAAAAAAAGTGAATTAATTGAAGCTTTAAAAGAGCATGACTTAAAGTTAGAAGAAGAAAAGCAAAGTATACAGGAGACAGTTACTACTGCCAGTAAAGAAGAAAAAAGGCATACCGGCCATTCTGAGTTTGAACAGCTCGATAGTGGTGAGACCAAGGAAGGTATTCTTGAGGTGTTGCCGGATGGATATGGGTTTATTCGATGCGATAATTATCTTCCCGGTGAGAATGACGTATATGTATCCCCTGCGCAAATTAGAAGATTTAACCTTAAAACCGGTGATATCGTTATGGGTAATACAAGAATAAAGAGCCAAAACGAGAAGTTTTCGGCCCTCTTATATATCAAAGAAGTTAACGGGTTCAATCCCAATGAAGCTCAAAAACGTCCGAAATTTGAAGATTTAACACCGGTATTTCCGGATGAAAGAATACATCTTGAAACTCCCGGTTCCTGTGTGTCCATGAGGATGGTAGATTTAATTTCTCCCATTGGCAAGGGGCAAAGGGGAATGATTGTATCTCAACCTAAGACAGGAAAGACTACATTATTAAAGCAGATTGCAAAAGCTATTACAAGGAATCATCCGGAGATGAAGCTAATTATTCTTTTGATAGATGAAAGGCCTGAAGAGGTTACGGATATTAAAGAGTCTATTGAAGGAAAAAATGTAGAAGTTATTTATTCCACTTTCGATGAACTTCCGGAAAACCATAAACGGGTATCTGAAATGGTTATCGAACGGGCAAAGCGCTTAGTTGAACATAAGCAGGATGTTATTATCTTGCTAGATAGTATTACAAGACTAGCTAGAGCGTATAACTTAACTGTACAGCCCAGTGGCAGAACCTTATCCGGAGGACTTGATCCTGCGGCATTATATATGCCTAAGAAGTTTTTTGGAGCCGCAAGAAATATGAGGGAGGGAGGAAGTCTTACAATCCTTGCAACTGCATTGGTGGATACAGGCAGTAGAATGGATGATGTGGTCTTTGAAGAATTTAAAGGAACCGGTAATATGGAATTGGTTCTTGACCGTAGTTTATCAGAAAAACGTATTTTTCCTGCTATTGACTTGCCAAAATCCAGTACAAGAAGAGAAGACTTGTTACTTACCCAGCAGGAACTAGAAGCTACTTATTTAATGCGTAAGGCTTTAAACGGTATGAAATCAGATGAAGCTTTAGAGCGAATTATAGATATGTTTTTGAAAACAAAATCCAATGCTGAGTTTATTGAAATTATTAAAAAGACAAAATTAGTCTTTTAG
- the argF gene encoding ornithine carbamoyltransferase codes for MNLKGRSFLTLKDYSREEIEYLLDLAGKLKEKKKLGIIGDSLKGKNIALIFEKPSTRTRCAFTIGCIDEGGHAEYLGKDDIQLGHKESIEDTARVLGRMFDGIQFRGFSHENVEKLAQYSGVPVWNGLTDSYHPTQILADFLTLKEQFGKLEGLKLVYAGDGRNNVANSLLIGCSKIGINITVLSPKSLWPEEELIDICRGYADLSGSKIELTDNIDGVVGADVIYTDVWCSMGEEDLAAERIALLKPYQVNKEMLAYTGNPKTIVLHCLPAVKGNEITHDVFESFSKVIFDQAENRMHTIKAIMVATLGNE; via the coding sequence ATGAATTTAAAAGGACGGAGCTTTCTAACATTAAAAGATTATTCCCGAGAGGAAATTGAATATTTACTTGATTTAGCAGGGAAGCTAAAAGAGAAGAAGAAGTTAGGGATTATAGGTGACAGTCTTAAAGGAAAGAATATAGCCTTAATCTTTGAAAAGCCATCAACCAGAACCAGATGTGCCTTTACTATAGGTTGTATTGATGAGGGAGGTCATGCTGAATATTTAGGAAAGGATGACATTCAGCTGGGCCATAAGGAAAGTATCGAGGATACCGCAAGGGTATTGGGAAGAATGTTTGATGGAATTCAGTTTCGTGGATTTTCCCATGAAAATGTGGAAAAGTTAGCCCAGTATAGTGGTGTTCCGGTATGGAACGGCTTGACTGACAGTTATCATCCTACACAAATTCTGGCTGACTTCTTGACATTAAAAGAGCAGTTTGGTAAGCTTGAAGGGTTAAAATTAGTGTATGCAGGAGATGGGCGAAATAATGTGGCTAACAGCCTTCTAATAGGTTGTTCGAAAATAGGTATAAATATTACCGTTCTTTCTCCTAAATCATTATGGCCGGAAGAAGAACTGATTGATATCTGCAGAGGATACGCAGATCTTTCAGGAAGTAAAATTGAACTTACCGATAATATTGATGGAGTTGTTGGAGCAGATGTAATATATACCGATGTTTGGTGCTCCATGGGTGAGGAGGATTTGGCAGCAGAACGGATAGCACTATTAAAGCCCTATCAGGTTAATAAGGAAATGCTAGCCTATACCGGTAATCCTAAGACAATAGTCCTTCACTGCCTACCTGCCGTCAAGGGAAATGAAATAACCCATGATGTATTTGAGAGTTTTAGTAAGGTTATTTTTGATCAGGCCGAAAATCGTATGCATACTATTAAGGCAATTATGGTAGCTACTCTAGGTAATGAGTAG
- a CDS encoding DUF1385 domain-containing protein — MKPSGIGGMAVIEGVMMRNKSDYAIAVRKPDNEIIVEKRNHKDFSDKVKLFKLPIFRGILAFVDSMVMGIKVINFSSSFFEEEEVQKQKSKNEESEKDNTLLMVLVVAASLAISIGLFMVLPVLISNLFKKLFDDNVFLLYLMEGILRLAIFIGYILAASQMKEIKRVFMYHGAEHKTINCLENGFELTVENVKWQSKAHKRCGTSFMLLVMLISLVFFMILRPPTLYWRILSRILLVPAIAGVSYEFIRLAGKSDNIIVNILSKPGLWMQALTTKEPDDDMIEVAIKSVEAVFDWRSFLETEETENSKQLNDDKEEEKNIIDLPIDKSNNEAESEYATTAGNRIVSLVSDYEEDDEILKALDKYLDFDD; from the coding sequence ATGAAACCATCCGGTATTGGGGGAATGGCTGTAATTGAAGGCGTAATGATGAGGAATAAAAGTGACTACGCCATAGCAGTCCGCAAACCAGATAATGAAATTATTGTAGAAAAAAGAAATCATAAAGATTTTTCTGACAAGGTAAAATTATTTAAGTTGCCTATCTTTAGGGGAATCTTGGCTTTTGTTGATTCTATGGTAATGGGAATTAAGGTAATAAATTTCTCTTCAAGTTTCTTTGAAGAAGAAGAAGTACAAAAACAAAAGTCAAAAAATGAAGAGAGTGAAAAAGACAATACTTTACTGATGGTCTTAGTAGTAGCAGCTTCCCTTGCGATTTCTATAGGCTTATTTATGGTACTGCCTGTATTGATATCTAATTTATTTAAAAAGCTCTTTGATGATAATGTATTTCTCTTATATTTAATGGAGGGGATTTTAAGGCTTGCTATTTTTATCGGATATATTCTAGCCGCCTCCCAGATGAAAGAAATAAAAAGAGTGTTTATGTATCATGGAGCTGAACACAAAACCATTAACTGTCTGGAGAATGGTTTTGAACTTACTGTTGAAAATGTTAAATGGCAGTCAAAGGCTCATAAGCGTTGTGGTACTAGTTTTATGCTTCTTGTTATGCTTATAAGTCTTGTATTCTTTATGATTCTTAGGCCTCCGACTCTTTACTGGAGGATTCTTTCTAGGATTCTATTAGTTCCTGCAATCGCCGGAGTATCATATGAATTTATTCGCTTAGCCGGAAAAAGTGATAATATAATTGTTAACATTCTTAGTAAGCCGGGATTGTGGATGCAGGCTCTGACCACTAAGGAACCCGATGATGATATGATAGAGGTGGCAATTAAGTCGGTTGAAGCTGTATTTGATTGGAGAAGCTTTCTTGAGACAGAAGAGACCGAAAATTCCAAACAGTTAAATGATGATAAAGAAGAAGAGAAAAATATTATAGATCTTCCTATTGATAAGAGTAACAATGAAGCTGAAAGTGAATATGCCACTACAGCCGGAAACCGTATCGTAAGTCTTGTAAGTGATTATGAGGAAGATGATGAGATATTAAAAGCCTTAGATAAATATCTGGATTTTGATGATTAA
- a CDS encoding LTA synthase family protein, whose product MKKVKEFILSPYFIAALFALKMIVYYALIDVNRMWIILIIISMAVWALIFMFFGRCGLKRKRGVFLLVYSLLSLLMFADTMYYNYYNQTVSVRQLWQVKAVTAVPDSFIATLIPASFLLFVDIPFVYHSFKKYSKRFHNMKPIYHKEFKIAFYLLTAIIFTMIVNPFQSAAIATVNSMEFFTSHVGDIYETIADNLTKGEMEEEEILEVVAENTQEEPKTPRYYQVGKGKNLIVIQLEAFQDFVINAYYNGQEITPNLNRLLENDTLYFDRYYSNTGKGNTADAEFSSLNSLYPLIDGEIYRLYEDNTFRGLPWLMREQGYRAFAVHGFEGEFWNREYAYPYQGFEDYISMEDLEQDEIIGMGISDKSMFRQVLPILKEQEGSFFSFIITLTNHHPYVLDEQYHSLELLEEDIDTKFGNYLQTVRYTDEAIGQFINDLKEAGLYEDTVIALYGDHHGLNCTMKDVNDRVSEFIGREYDYDEMLNVPLIIHVPNSGIKETIHTTGGQIDFLPTIANIMDLSLDDTLYLGQDLTNAEEGFVAFTTFLFEGSFATNEVIFQISREGIFENSRAWKIGTNEEVDIEPYREYYDKAILLKKTSKEIMEQDLMAKQEDAQ is encoded by the coding sequence ATGAAAAAAGTTAAGGAATTTATTTTATCACCATATTTTATAGCAGCTTTATTTGCCTTAAAGATGATAGTATATTATGCTTTAATTGATGTAAATCGTATGTGGATTATTCTTATTATCATCAGCATGGCTGTTTGGGCTTTAATATTTATGTTTTTTGGCAGATGTGGGCTTAAGCGCAAGCGAGGAGTTTTTCTTTTGGTTTACAGTTTGCTAAGCCTTTTAATGTTTGCCGATACTATGTACTATAATTACTATAATCAGACGGTATCAGTAAGGCAGCTTTGGCAAGTAAAGGCTGTTACGGCGGTACCGGATAGTTTTATAGCTACACTTATACCAGCCAGCTTTTTGCTATTTGTTGATATACCTTTTGTATATCATTCTTTTAAGAAGTATTCAAAAAGGTTTCACAATATGAAACCCATATATCATAAAGAATTTAAAATTGCATTTTATTTACTTACAGCCATTATTTTTACCATGATTGTTAATCCTTTTCAGTCGGCAGCTATTGCAACTGTAAATAGCATGGAGTTTTTTACAAGCCATGTGGGAGATATATATGAGACCATAGCCGATAATCTGACTAAGGGTGAGATGGAAGAAGAAGAGATACTTGAAGTGGTTGCAGAAAACACCCAGGAAGAACCAAAAACGCCCAGGTATTATCAAGTGGGTAAAGGAAAGAATTTAATTGTTATTCAGTTGGAAGCTTTTCAGGATTTTGTTATAAATGCATATTATAACGGACAGGAAATTACCCCTAATTTAAACAGACTGTTAGAAAATGATACCTTATATTTTGACCGGTACTATTCCAATACCGGTAAGGGAAATACTGCTGATGCAGAATTTTCTAGTCTTAACAGTTTATATCCTTTAATTGACGGAGAAATATACCGTCTATATGAAGACAATACATTCCGGGGGCTGCCTTGGCTTATGAGAGAGCAAGGGTACAGGGCATTTGCCGTTCATGGATTTGAGGGAGAATTCTGGAACAGGGAATACGCATATCCTTACCAAGGATTTGAAGATTATATTAGCATGGAGGATTTAGAGCAGGATGAAATTATCGGTATGGGCATATCTGATAAGTCCATGTTTAGACAAGTGCTACCTATATTAAAAGAGCAAGAAGGTTCCTTCTTTTCTTTTATAATTACCTTGACCAATCATCATCCTTATGTTTTGGATGAACAGTATCATTCCTTAGAGCTTTTAGAGGAGGATATAGATACTAAATTTGGTAATTATCTGCAGACAGTCCGTTATACCGATGAAGCTATAGGTCAGTTTATTAATGATTTAAAAGAAGCGGGCTTATACGAAGATACTGTTATAGCCCTTTATGGAGATCATCACGGACTAAATTGTACTATGAAAGATGTGAATGATAGAGTAAGTGAGTTTATCGGAAGAGAATATGATTATGATGAGATGTTAAATGTACCTTTAATTATCCATGTACCTAACAGCGGTATTAAGGAAACTATCCATACAACCGGTGGTCAGATTGACTTTTTGCCCACCATAGCCAATATAATGGATCTTAGTCTTGATGATACCTTGTATCTTGGCCAGGATCTTACTAATGCAGAGGAAGGATTTGTAGCATTTACTACTTTTCTTTTTGAAGGATCCTTTGCGACTAATGAGGTGATATTCCAGATATCCCGGGAGGGTATATTTGAAAATAGCCGGGCTTGGAAGATAGGGACAAATGAAGAAGTGGATATAGAGCCTTATCGAGAATATTATGATAAAGCAATTTTACTTAAAAAAACTTCTAAAGAAATTATGGAACAAGATTTGATGGCAAAACAAGAAGATGCTCAGTAA
- a CDS encoding type III pantothenate kinase, which translates to MIFVIDVGNTTMTMGVFDKDEIKAKFRLTTQINRTSDEYGLYLADLLTLKGISIDDIETVVISSVVPRVMYSLVSGIKKYIGITPLILGVGAKTGIKIPIPNPKEVGADRVADAVGAYEIYGGPVLVADFGTANKYDLITEDGSLIAAVTCPGLKMSANAMWSGTAKLPEVEIALPDTILAKDTVTSMQAGLVFGCIGQTEYIIKRMLKEAGLDKCTVVATGGLGRIIANNTDVIDIYDPNLLLKGLKFIADKNRVK; encoded by the coding sequence ATGATATTTGTAATAGACGTGGGTAATACAACCATGACCATGGGTGTTTTTGACAAAGATGAGATTAAGGCCAAATTCAGGCTGACTACTCAGATTAACAGAACTTCCGATGAATATGGACTTTATCTGGCAGATTTACTGACGCTAAAAGGAATATCCATAGATGATATTGAAACTGTAGTTATTTCATCCGTAGTACCTAGGGTTATGTATTCCCTGGTTTCAGGTATCAAAAAGTATATAGGTATTACACCATTAATTCTGGGTGTAGGAGCAAAAACAGGTATAAAAATACCCATACCAAATCCCAAAGAAGTAGGTGCCGATAGGGTGGCAGATGCGGTAGGGGCTTATGAAATATACGGTGGTCCTGTCCTTGTGGCTGACTTTGGAACAGCCAATAAATATGATTTAATCACTGAGGATGGTTCACTTATAGCTGCTGTGACCTGTCCGGGTCTTAAGATGTCTGCCAATGCCATGTGGTCCGGTACTGCAAAACTTCCGGAGGTTGAAATTGCCCTACCTGATACTATCTTGGCTAAGGATACCGTTACCAGTATGCAGGCAGGTTTGGTATTTGGTTGTATAGGACAGACAGAATATATTATAAAAAGAATGCTTAAGGAAGCCGGCTTGGATAAATGCACCGTAGTAGCTACCGGTGGACTAGGTAGGATTATTGCTAATAATACTGATGTA
- the prmC gene encoding peptide chain release factor N(5)-glutamine methyltransferase → MSTYKELFKAARKFLEENGIADAHVDAWYLLAHVFGIKRADFFIGGDNETSKDKELVYMELIKKRAMHTPLQYITGEQEFMGLVFEVDENVLIPRQDTEILVEEVLKVCKGKSVLDLCTGSGCIIISLAKLSELKKAVGIDISENALQVARRNAKKLSVDVRFLKSDLFENIEGKYDIIVSNPPYIKTGDLKSLMPEVKDYEPSLALDAGLDGLIYYRRIINDLPRYINTGGYVFFEIGYDQAEDVKNMLHEAGFSKIYIKKDYSGLDRVVWGLYGSCNDETVQMEE, encoded by the coding sequence ATGAGTACTTATAAGGAATTATTTAAGGCTGCCCGTAAATTCCTTGAAGAAAATGGGATAGCGGATGCCCATGTAGATGCCTGGTATCTGCTAGCCCATGTTTTTGGAATTAAAAGAGCAGATTTTTTTATTGGTGGGGACAATGAAACTTCCAAGGATAAAGAATTAGTATATATGGAATTAATAAAAAAAAGAGCCATGCATACACCCCTTCAATACATTACAGGAGAGCAAGAATTTATGGGACTTGTGTTTGAGGTAGATGAGAATGTTCTCATACCAAGACAGGATACTGAAATTCTTGTGGAAGAGGTATTAAAAGTATGCAAGGGCAAATCAGTCTTGGATTTATGCACCGGCTCAGGATGTATAATTATATCCCTAGCTAAATTATCTGAATTAAAAAAGGCAGTGGGTATAGATATCTCTGAAAATGCTTTGCAAGTGGCTAGAAGAAATGCAAAAAAGTTAAGTGTGGATGTAAGATTTCTTAAAAGTGATTTATTTGAAAATATTGAGGGAAAATATGATATTATAGTATCAAATCCACCCTATATAAAAACAGGAGACCTTAAATCATTAATGCCCGAAGTAAAAGATTATGAGCCTAGCTTAGCACTGGATGCCGGTTTGGACGGGCTTATATATTATAGAAGAATTATTAATGACCTGCCAAGATATATTAATACAGGAGGCTATGTGTTTTTTGAAATAGGCTACGATCAAGCTGAGGACGTTAAAAATATGCTGCATGAAGCAGGTTTTTCAAAAATATATATAAAAAAAGATTATAGTGGGCTTGACCGTGTTGTTTGGGGTCTTTATGGTAGTTGTAATGACGAAACAGTTCAAATGGAGGAATGA
- a CDS encoding NfeD family protein: MNSIAWLILLILLIFVEFITLGLTTIWFAGGSLVAFIVSLFYDNLLVEIILFLVISLVLLFFTRPIVKKYFNSTRVKTNYAAIIGKEALVTARIDNMNGTGLAVVEGQEWTARSINGEVIEKGTKVIVEEISGVKLMVKIKKEG, encoded by the coding sequence ATGAATTCTATTGCATGGCTTATACTTTTAATCTTATTGATATTTGTTGAATTTATAACTTTGGGGCTTACAACTATTTGGTTTGCAGGGGGATCCCTAGTAGCATTTATTGTATCATTATTCTATGACAACCTACTTGTAGAAATAATATTATTTCTTGTAATATCTCTGGTCTTATTATTCTTCACCAGACCAATTGTAAAAAAGTATTTTAATTCCACCCGTGTTAAGACAAATTACGCCGCTATAATTGGAAAGGAAGCATTAGTTACTGCTAGGATTGATAATATGAATGGAACCGGACTGGCGGTAGTTGAAGGACAGGAGTGGACGGCAAGATCGATTAATGGTGAAGTAATAGAAAAAGGAACTAAGGTAATTGTAGAGGAAATATCGGGAGTTAAACTAATGGTTAAGATAAAAAAGGAGGGGTAA
- a CDS encoding TrmH family RNA methyltransferase yields the protein MNVRTVITSLNNPQIKNLALLQKKAKARKEQGLFVVEGIKMFEEARDLGLLVKSYLSESFYQEKLKTSDFFTGLNFEVVSDQIFKQITDTMTPQGIMGTVKRPVYNLDSILSKPNSFLLILEDIRDPGNLGTMIRTAEGAGVTGIILNSSCADILQPKVVRATMGSIYRVPYYLAEDFTAILNMLKDEGFKLYAAHLSGHLYDQEGSFLGKCGLLIGNEAHGLKEETSAMADYLIKIPMEGKVESLNAAIAAAILMYEAARQRRKK from the coding sequence ATGAATGTAAGAACGGTAATTACAAGCTTAAATAATCCGCAGATTAAGAATTTAGCCCTGTTACAAAAGAAGGCAAAAGCCAGAAAGGAGCAGGGCTTATTTGTGGTTGAAGGAATTAAAATGTTTGAGGAGGCTAGGGATTTAGGCTTGTTAGTTAAATCCTATTTATCTGAGAGCTTCTATCAGGAGAAATTAAAAACATCTGATTTTTTTACCGGATTAAATTTTGAAGTGGTAAGCGATCAGATATTTAAACAGATAACCGATACCATGACACCCCAAGGTATTATGGGAACCGTAAAAAGACCGGTATATAACTTAGATAGTATTCTATCTAAACCTAACTCCTTTTTGCTTATCTTGGAAGATATAAGAGATCCCGGTAATTTAGGTACTATGATACGTACTGCAGAAGGGGCCGGTGTTACGGGAATTATCTTAAATAGTTCTTGTGCGGACATATTGCAACCTAAAGTGGTTAGGGCCACCATGGGTTCTATATATAGGGTTCCGTATTACCTGGCAGAGGATTTTACAGCTATTCTTAATATGCTTAAAGATGAAGGATTTAAATTATATGCAGCCCATTTGTCCGGTCATTTATATGATCAGGAAGGAAGTTTTTTAGGTAAATGTGGCTTACTAATCGGAAATGAAGCCCATGGGCTAAAAGAAGAAACAAGTGCCATGGCAGATTATCTGATTAAAATTCCTATGGAAGGTAAGGTGGAATCACTAAATGCCGCCATTGCTGCAGCCATATTAATGTATGAAGCAGCCAGACAAAGAAGAAAAAAATAA
- the prfA gene encoding peptide chain release factor 1 translates to MFDRLEDILIRYKEIEEELLNPGIVNDQKKYRDLMREQSNLSEIVEKYLEYKENKKTIEDSLEMLNEESDEEIRELAREELNECKKRIAVIEEELKILLLPKDPNDDKNVIVEIRAGAGGDEAALFAAELYRMYVMYAERNHWKIDMMNLNENGIGGFKEVIFMINGKGAYSKLKYESGVHRVQRVPVTESGGRIHTSTATVAIMPEADEVDIDIDLNDCKFDVFRSSGNGGQSVNTTDSAVRLTHIPTGIVISCQDEKSQLKNKEKAIKILRSRLYELEMQKAQSAEAEARKSQIGTGDRSEKIRTYNFPQGRVTDHRIKMTVHRLEEVLNGDLDEIIDSLIAADQAAKLSKMQEES, encoded by the coding sequence ATGTTTGATCGTTTAGAGGATATTCTAATTAGATATAAAGAAATTGAAGAAGAATTGCTAAATCCAGGTATAGTTAATGATCAAAAGAAATATAGAGACCTTATGAGGGAGCAGTCTAATCTATCAGAGATTGTGGAAAAGTACCTGGAATATAAAGAAAATAAAAAGACCATAGAAGACAGTCTCGAAATGTTAAATGAAGAAAGTGATGAAGAGATTAGGGAACTGGCCAGAGAAGAATTAAATGAGTGTAAAAAAAGAATAGCTGTGATTGAAGAGGAACTTAAGATATTACTACTTCCTAAGGATCCTAATGATGATAAGAACGTAATCGTTGAAATCAGAGCCGGTGCCGGTGGAGACGAGGCGGCTTTATTTGCAGCTGAATTATACCGTATGTATGTTATGTATGCGGAAAGAAACCATTGGAAAATTGATATGATGAACCTAAATGAAAACGGCATAGGAGGCTTTAAGGAAGTTATCTTTATGATTAACGGTAAAGGTGCCTATTCAAAGCTCAAATATGAAAGTGGAGTTCATCGTGTTCAAAGGGTGCCTGTTACAGAATCAGGCGGTAGAATTCACACTTCTACGGCAACAGTTGCCATTATGCCGGAAGCCGATGAGGTAGATATAGACATAGATTTAAATGACTGTAAATTCGATGTATTCAGATCCTCAGGTAACGGTGGACAAAGCGTTAATACTACAGATTCTGCAGTACGGTTGACTCATATACCTACAGGAATTGTTATATCATGTCAGGATGAAAAATCACAATTAAAGAATAAAGAAAAAGCAATTAAGATACTGCGTTCCCGTTTGTATGAATTAGAAATGCAAAAGGCTCAAAGTGCCGAGGCTGAGGCAAGAAAGAGCCAGATAGGTACCGGTGACCGTTCTGAGAAAATTAGAACCTATAACTTCCCCCAAGGAAGAGTTACAGATCATAGAATTAAAATGACGGTTCATCGATTGGAAGAGGTGCTAAACGGGGATCTTGATGAGATAATTGATAGCCTGATTGCAGCAGACCAGGCAGCAAAGCTTAGCAAGATGCAAGAGGAAAGCTAA